The proteins below come from a single Elgaria multicarinata webbii isolate HBS135686 ecotype San Diego chromosome 11, rElgMul1.1.pri, whole genome shotgun sequence genomic window:
- the CD2BP2 gene encoding CD2 antigen cytoplasmic tail-binding protein 2 gives MSKRKVTFEDQEDEDEEEISLPKKKLVEPAIGGPGSRFKGKHSLDSDEEDDEEDEGRGSKYDILASDDVEGQESATIDYEDGVRITPFNLQEEMEEGHFDSEGNYFLKKEAMIRDNWLDNIDWVKIKEQPPGRKKPPLDSVDDEEEEEDDDLEVGRAPLDKKELLEGMVDLVLPGETVARAIQRLGDKGAPKTSGRQRRPWSRLKAEEAETAEEGDPQKPGSPERREQLERLSGLADQMVARGVYEIYQETREKLVLRLRALEHPPAASSAAEPELDMFAEDIDEAKLGEKTPAAASMGQQRDDDNTLSEVMWEYKWENTNTSELYGPFSSSQMQDWVSQGYFPDGVYCRKADNSEGQFYNSKRIDFDLYT, from the exons ATGTCGAAACGCAAGGTGACTTTTGAGGATCAAGAGGatgaggatgaagaggaaatcaGTTTGCCAAAGAAGAAG CTGGTGGAACCTGCCATTGGTGGGCCAGGCAGCCGATTTAAGGGCAAGCACTCCTTGGACAGTGATGAGGAGGATGACGAAGAGGATGAAGGTCGAGGAAGCAAATATGACATCCTTGCTTCAGATGATGTGGAAG GGCAGGAATCTGCCACTATTGACTATGAAGATGGCGTACGGATCACCCCATTCAATTTGCAGGAGGAGATGGAAGAAggtcattttgattcagagggCAACTACTTCTTGAAGAAAGAGGCGATGATCCGAGACAACTGGTTAGACAACATTGACTGG GTCAAGATAAAGGAGCAGCCTCCCGGTCGGAAGAAACCCCCACTAGATTCTGTtgatgacgaggaggaggaggaagacgatgACCTTGAAGTCGGCCGGGCACCTTTGGACAAGAAGGAGCTGCTGGAAGGGATGGTGGATTTAGTGCTACCTGGCGAGACAGTGGCTAGAGCCATTCAGAGGCTTGGAGACAAGGGCGCACCCAAGACCAGCGGGCGTCAGCGGAGGCCCTGGAGCCGCCTCAAGGCGGAGGAGGCAGAAACAGCGGAGGAAGGTGACCCCCAGAAGCCCGGGTCTCCTGAGCGGAGAGAGCAGCTGGAGCGCCTGTCAGGCCTGGCTGACCAAATGGTGGCACGAGGTGTATACGAGATCTACCAGGAGACCCGGGAGAAGCTAGTGCTGAGGCTCCGGGCGTTGGAGCATCCTCCTGCAGCATCTTCCGCCGCCGAACCGGAACTCGATATGTTTGCGGAGGATATTGATGAAGCAAAACTGGGGGAGAAGACGCCAGCGG CGGCAAGCATGGGGCAGCAGCGGGATGATGACAACACTCTCTCCGAAGTGATGTGGGAATATAAATGGGAGAACACAAACACATCTGAACTCTATGGACCCTTTAGCAGCtcacagatgcag GACTGGGTATCTCAAGGCTATTTCCCTGATGGGGTTTACTGCCGGAAGGCAGATAATTCTGAGGGCCAGTTCTACAATTCCAAGCGCATTGATTTTGACCTCTACACGTGA
- the LOC134406788 gene encoding sesquipedalian-1-like, whose translation MKLHISSALVSSHLPYAADRQGLLYKKSNRNASYQPCWCELRGNLLFCRERSAERGPLRLIVLEGCTVELQESASEPHTFEISYPGGLLGSRSYKMAAENQETMEGWVRALSTAGCGYLRALVDELESQFQILKRQQPPKLEGDPRYLTANVKLPSSELVAEAGFPNMGFPQLHQEFGEDIVRVRHMWQEERRAKQQPEGENLIDFWVGQSAIPNI comes from the coding sequence ATGAAACTCCACATCTCCAGCGCTCTTGTCTCTTCCCACCTGCCATACGCAGCAGACCGGCAAGGCCTACTATATAAGAAGAGCAATCGCAACGCTTCCTACCAGCCGTGTTGGTGTGAGCTCCGAGgaaaccttctcttctgccgggAGCGGAGCGCAGAGCGGGGGCCTCTGCGGCTCATTGTCCTGGAAGGCTGCACCGTGGAGCTGCAGGAATCTGCCTCCGAACCGCACACCTTTGAAATTTCCTACCCTGGTGGCTTGCTTGGCAGCAGATCTTACAAGATGGCAGCTGAGAATCAGGAAACCATGGAAGGTTGGGTGAGAGCCCTCAGTACAGCGGGATGCGGGTACCTCCGGGCCTTGGTCGATGAGCTGGAGAGTCAGTTTCAGATACTGAAgcgccagcagcctcccaaattAGAGGGAGACCCGCGATACTTGACAGCCAATGTCAAACTACCCTCTTCAGAATTGGTGGCAGAAGCAGGATTCCCCAACATGGGCTTCCCTCAGCTCCATCAGGAATTTGGGGAGGATATTGTAAGGGTAAGACATATgtggcaggaggagaggagagccaAGCAGCAGCCAGAGGGTGAGAACCTAATAGATTTTTGGGTAGGACAATCAGCAATCCCAAACATTTGA